In the Hordeum vulgare subsp. vulgare chromosome 7H, MorexV3_pseudomolecules_assembly, whole genome shotgun sequence genome, one interval contains:
- the LOC123409564 gene encoding protein PLANT CADMIUM RESISTANCE 9-like: protein MGLIRVARGRVSTCLRSRGVARAIRTVTRPLHVTTLPPVARRMQIRLDPVQIRPPVALKEGQGLDSSWCGENVGEKAVVLGSYTAATEEDCDISCPPEFKSQTCLIFVVPSSAGHGLLLVDRPLRLLRRRQQLLPEPHLAVCAGRRTCCWRGWVCCYRSRMREQYGLKEKPCADCCVHFFCDPCAICQEYRELKSRGFDMSLGWHDNIERMGKSAPTAAPQAYPGMTR from the exons ATGGGGTTGATCCGAGTGGCTAGAGGCAGAGTCAGTACCTGCTTGCGGTCTAGGGGCGTTGCCAGGGCTATACGGACAGTTACCAGGCCACTCCATGTCACAACGCTGCCTCCAGTGGCCCGCCGCATGCAAATCCGGTTAGACCCGGTCCAAATCCGGCCACCGGTTGCACTGAAGGAGGGGCAGGGGTTGGACAGCTCGTGGTGTGGTGAAAACGTGGGTGAGAAAGCGGTTGTGCTCGGCAGCTACACGGCCGCGACGGAG gaggacTGTGATATCTCCTGTCCACCAGAGTTCAAGTCCCAGACTTGCCTCATC TTCGTCGTCCCCAGCAGCGCCGGCCATGGCCTCCTCCTGGTCGACCGGCCTCTTCGGCTGCTGCGACGACGTCAGCAGCT GCTGCCGGAACCTCAT CTTGCTGTGTGCGCGGGACGGCGTACATGCTGCTGGCGTGGGTGGGTATGCTGCTACCGCTCCAGGATGCGGGAGCAGTACGGGCTCAAGGAGAAGCCCTGCGCCGACTGCTGCGTCCACTTCTTCTGCGATCCCTGCGCCATCTGCCAGGAGTACCGCGAGCTCAAGAGCCGTGGATTCGACATGAGCCTCG GGTGGCACGACAACATCGAGAGGATGGGGAAGAGCGCTCCCACCGCCGCGCCTCAGGCTTACCCGGGGATGACTCGCTAG